In Rhodovulum sulfidophilum DSM 1374, the following are encoded in one genomic region:
- a CDS encoding acetyl/propionyl/methylcrotonyl-CoA carboxylase subunit alpha: MFRKILIANRGEIACRIIATARRLGIRTVAVHSTADARAAHVAMADEAVAIGPPAPADSYLRADRIIEAALKTGAEAIHPGYGFLSENPDFVTAVEAAGLTFIGPSAEAIRAMGLKDAAKALMEQAGVPVVPGYHGADQDDAHLEGAAEAIGWPVLIKAVAGGGGKGMRAVARPADFAAALASARSEAGAAFGNEAVLIEKLIERPRHLELQIFGDGTDAVHLYERDCSLQRRHQKVIEEAPAPGMTPEMRAAMGEAAVRAARAIGYRGAGTVEFIVDASDGLRPDRFWFMEMNTRLQVEHPVTEAVTGLDLVEWQLRIAAGEGLPLTQDRIPLTGHAFEARLYAEDVPAGFLPATGTLAHLEFPETVRADTGVRTGDTISPWYDPMIAKIVAHGPTRAVALNRLARALEDTQVAGTVTNLAFLGRLARHPGFARGEVDTGLIDREIDLLAESPAPARVIDAAALLEAAAPPAGPLAGFTLWAPLRRRVTLRRDGEEVTGTLLFEGPARATVEIGETVLDARLGPEGWRIDGALPGAVLRAGGAIHVFAGADGSFSFTPVDPLDRAAAAGAGADVIEAPMPGLLKTLAVSEGDHVAAGQPLAVLEAMKMEHMLAAPRAGIVAEVLAAPGAQVEAGAALIRLTPEEEDA, translated from the coding sequence ATGTTCCGCAAGATCCTGATCGCCAATCGCGGCGAGATCGCCTGCCGGATCATCGCCACCGCCCGCCGCCTCGGCATCAGGACCGTCGCCGTCCATTCGACGGCCGATGCCCGCGCCGCCCATGTGGCCATGGCCGACGAGGCGGTCGCGATCGGCCCGCCCGCGCCCGCCGACAGCTACCTGCGCGCCGACCGCATCATCGAGGCCGCGCTGAAAACCGGCGCCGAGGCGATCCATCCGGGCTATGGCTTCCTGTCGGAAAACCCCGATTTCGTCACGGCGGTCGAGGCCGCGGGCCTCACCTTCATCGGCCCCTCGGCCGAGGCGATCCGGGCCATGGGCCTCAAGGACGCGGCCAAGGCGCTGATGGAACAGGCGGGCGTGCCCGTCGTGCCCGGCTATCACGGTGCCGATCAGGACGATGCCCATCTCGAGGGCGCGGCCGAGGCCATCGGCTGGCCGGTGCTGATCAAGGCCGTGGCGGGCGGCGGCGGCAAGGGGATGCGGGCGGTCGCCCGTCCGGCCGATTTCGCCGCCGCGCTGGCCTCCGCCCGGTCCGAGGCCGGGGCCGCCTTCGGCAACGAGGCGGTGCTGATCGAGAAGCTGATCGAACGCCCCCGCCATCTCGAGCTGCAGATCTTCGGCGACGGCACCGACGCGGTTCATCTTTACGAACGCGACTGCTCGCTTCAGCGCCGCCACCAGAAGGTGATCGAGGAGGCCCCCGCGCCCGGCATGACCCCCGAGATGCGCGCCGCCATGGGCGAGGCCGCAGTGCGGGCGGCCCGCGCCATCGGCTATCGCGGCGCGGGCACGGTCGAGTTCATCGTCGACGCGTCCGACGGGCTCCGCCCCGACCGGTTCTGGTTCATGGAGATGAACACCCGGCTGCAGGTCGAGCATCCCGTGACCGAGGCCGTGACCGGGCTCGATCTGGTGGAATGGCAGCTCCGCATCGCCGCCGGCGAGGGCCTGCCGCTGACCCAGGACCGGATCCCGCTGACGGGCCATGCCTTCGAGGCCCGCCTTTACGCCGAGGATGTGCCCGCTGGCTTCCTGCCCGCCACCGGGACCCTGGCGCATCTGGAATTCCCCGAAACCGTCCGTGCCGATACCGGCGTGCGGACGGGCGATACGATCAGCCCGTGGTACGATCCGATGATCGCCAAGATCGTGGCGCATGGACCGACCCGCGCCGTCGCGCTGAACCGGCTGGCCCGGGCGCTCGAGGATACGCAGGTCGCGGGCACCGTCACCAACCTGGCCTTCCTTGGCCGTCTTGCCCGGCACCCGGGTTTTGCCCGGGGCGAGGTCGATACCGGCCTCATCGACCGCGAGATCGACCTTCTGGCCGAAAGCCCCGCGCCCGCCCGGGTGATCGATGCGGCGGCACTGCTCGAGGCCGCGGCTCCCCCCGCCGGGCCGCTGGCGGGCTTCACCCTCTGGGCCCCGCTCCGGCGCCGCGTGACGCTGCGCCGCGATGGCGAGGAGGTCACGGGAACGCTGCTTTTCGAGGGTCCGGCCCGCGCGACCGTCGAGATCGGCGAAACGGTGCTCGACGCCCGTCTTGGGCCCGAAGGCTGGCGGATCGACGGCGCCTTGCCCGGGGCCGTGCTGCGGGCGGGCGGTGCGATCCATGTCTTTGCCGGGGCCGATGGCAGTTTCAGCTTCACCCCGGTCGATCCGCTCGACCGCGCGGCGGCGGCGGGCGCCGGGGCGGATGTGATCGAGGCGCCGATGCCGGGGCTGCTCAAGACCCTCGCGGTGAGCGAGGGCGATCATGTTGCCGCGGGCCAGCCTCTGGCCGTGCTCGAGGCGATGAAGATGGAGCATATGCTGGCGGCGCCCCGTGCGGGCATCGTGGCCGAGGTGCTGGCCGCGCCCGGCGCCCAGGTCGAGGCCGGGGCGGCGCTGATACGGCTGACGCCGGAGGAGGAGGATGCCTGA
- a CDS encoding carboxyl transferase domain-containing protein, translating to MRLRSAVLPTSDSFRANRAAHLEALREVSEAAALGAAGGGEAARARHVARGKMLPRERVANLLDPGSPFLEIGATAAHGLYDGAAPCAGAIAGIGRVEGQEVMVLANDATVKGGTYYPMTVKKHLRAQEIAAECHLPCLYLVDSGGANLPNQDEVFPDRDHFGRIFYNQAQMSAAGIPQIAVVMGSCTAGGAYVPAMSDVTIIVRDQGTIFLAGPPLVKAATGEVVSAEDLGGGDVHTRLSGVADYLAEDDAHALALARRAVRHLNRERPATVRWETPEDPACDPEEILGVVPADLRMPYDIREVIARLTDGSRFDEFKPRFGETLVTGFAHVMGCPVGIVANNGVIFSEAAQKGAHFIELCAQRGTPLVFLQNVTGFMVGRKYENGGIARHGAKMVTAVATAAVPKITMLVGGSFGAGNYGMAGRAYSPRFLWSWPNSRISVMGGEQAAGVLATVKRDAIERAGSSWSPEEEAAFKRPTIEMFEAQSHPLYASARLWDDGIIDPRKSREVLALSLSAALNAPIPDTRFGLFRM from the coding sequence ATGCGTCTGAGATCCGCCGTCCTGCCGACCTCCGACAGCTTCCGGGCCAATCGCGCGGCCCATCTCGAGGCCCTGCGCGAGGTTTCCGAGGCCGCGGCGCTGGGCGCGGCGGGCGGGGGCGAGGCCGCGCGCGCCCGCCATGTCGCGCGGGGCAAGATGCTCCCGCGCGAGCGGGTCGCGAACCTGCTGGACCCCGGCAGCCCGTTTCTGGAAATCGGCGCGACTGCCGCCCACGGGCTTTATGACGGCGCCGCGCCCTGCGCCGGGGCCATTGCCGGGATCGGCCGGGTCGAGGGGCAGGAGGTCATGGTTCTGGCCAATGACGCCACGGTGAAGGGCGGCACCTATTACCCGATGACGGTCAAGAAACACCTCCGCGCCCAAGAAATCGCGGCCGAGTGCCATCTGCCCTGCCTTTATCTCGTCGATTCCGGCGGGGCGAACCTGCCCAATCAGGACGAGGTCTTCCCCGATCGCGACCATTTCGGGCGGATCTTCTACAACCAGGCGCAGATGTCGGCTGCAGGCATCCCGCAGATCGCCGTCGTCATGGGCTCCTGCACCGCGGGCGGCGCCTATGTGCCCGCCATGTCCGATGTCACCATCATCGTCCGCGATCAGGGCACGATCTTCCTTGCCGGGCCGCCGCTGGTGAAGGCTGCCACCGGCGAGGTCGTCTCGGCCGAGGATCTGGGCGGCGGCGATGTCCATACAAGGCTGTCGGGCGTGGCCGACTACCTGGCCGAGGACGATGCCCATGCACTGGCGCTGGCCCGCCGCGCCGTGCGCCATCTGAACCGCGAACGCCCCGCCACCGTCCGCTGGGAAACGCCCGAAGATCCGGCCTGCGATCCCGAGGAAATCCTTGGCGTCGTGCCCGCCGATCTGCGCATGCCGTATGACATCCGCGAGGTGATCGCGCGGCTCACTGACGGCTCGCGCTTCGACGAGTTCAAGCCCCGCTTCGGCGAGACCCTCGTCACCGGCTTTGCGCATGTCATGGGCTGCCCGGTCGGGATCGTCGCCAATAACGGCGTGATCTTCTCCGAGGCTGCGCAGAAGGGCGCGCATTTCATCGAGCTCTGCGCCCAGCGCGGCACGCCCCTCGTCTTCCTGCAGAATGTCACCGGCTTCATGGTCGGCCGCAAATACGAGAACGGAGGCATCGCGCGGCACGGCGCCAAGATGGTCACGGCGGTCGCGACCGCTGCGGTGCCCAAGATCACCATGCTGGTCGGCGGCAGCTTCGGCGCGGGCAATTACGGCATGGCCGGCCGCGCCTATTCGCCCCGCTTCCTCTGGAGCTGGCCCAATTCCCGGATCTCGGTGATGGGCGGCGAGCAGGCCGCGGGCGTTCTCGCCACCGTCAAACGCGACGCCATCGAACGCGCGGGCAGCAGCTGGTCGCCCGAGGAGGAGGCCGCTTTCAAACGCCCCACCATCGAGATGTTCGAGGCCCAAAGCCACCCGCTCTACGCTTCGGCCCGGCTCTGGGATGACGGCATCATCGATCCGCGCAAATCCCGCGAGGTTCTCGCGCTTTCGCTCTCGGCCGCGCTGAACGCGCCGATCCCCGACACCCGCTTCGGCCTCTTCCGGATGTGA
- a CDS encoding OmpW/AlkL family protein: MKTSLLAIALTATALAGSAADAQSKGDWTFGLGLGYVSPKSDNGTLAGAESHVGDNARPTLTFEYFFADNWGVEVLGALPFKHNINIDGVGKADTLQLPPVVSLQYHFVNSSSVTPFLGAGLNYTTFWDTDSALGDVDIDDSWGLALHAGLDYAIDERHSIRTDVRWIDIDSDVKLNGGKIGTAHIDPWVFGVSYIWKF; this comes from the coding sequence ATGAAGACCTCCCTGCTTGCCATTGCCCTGACCGCAACCGCTCTGGCCGGATCCGCCGCCGATGCGCAGTCGAAAGGCGACTGGACCTTCGGCCTCGGGCTTGGCTACGTGTCTCCGAAATCGGACAATGGCACCCTCGCAGGCGCCGAGTCGCATGTCGGCGACAATGCCCGCCCGACCCTCACCTTCGAATATTTCTTCGCCGATAATTGGGGCGTCGAGGTGCTGGGTGCCCTGCCCTTCAAGCACAACATCAATATCGACGGTGTCGGCAAGGCCGATACGCTGCAGCTGCCGCCGGTGGTGTCGCTGCAATATCACTTCGTCAACAGCAGCTCGGTCACGCCCTTCCTCGGCGCCGGTCTGAACTACACCACCTTCTGGGACACGGACAGCGCGCTTGGCGATGTCGATATCGACGATTCCTGGGGCCTCGCGCTGCATGCCGGCCTCGACTACGCCATCGACGAGCGCCACTCGATCCGGACCGATGTGCGCTGGATCGACATCGACAGCGACGTCAAGCTGAATGGCGGCAAGATCGGCACCGCCCATATCGACCCCTGGGTCTTTGGCGTTTCCTATATCTGGAAGTTCTGA
- a CDS encoding lysozyme inhibitor LprI family protein codes for MRLPLILAAALAVATPALAQQYDFTPDATLACMKKQKMHGADIACVGNSARACFQKMKSPSVSDIAACQQAEAEYWKARMDSAYEHLLGLAEAADADFAKAQGEPQHATMVQDLRDEQEQWNSWQKTRCWVEAMMRRGTPYRTTAAAGCTMKQIAARAMFMESAVSYMENK; via the coding sequence ATGCGACTTCCTCTGATCCTCGCCGCCGCGCTGGCCGTGGCCACTCCCGCCCTGGCCCAGCAATACGATTTCACGCCCGATGCCACGCTGGCCTGCATGAAAAAGCAGAAGATGCACGGCGCCGACATCGCCTGTGTCGGCAACTCCGCCCGCGCCTGTTTCCAGAAGATGAAATCGCCTTCCGTAAGCGATATCGCCGCCTGCCAGCAGGCCGAGGCCGAATACTGGAAGGCGCGCATGGACAGCGCCTATGAGCATCTGCTCGGTCTGGCAGAGGCCGCCGATGCGGACTTTGCCAAGGCCCAGGGCGAACCCCAGCACGCGACCATGGTGCAGGACCTCAGGGACGAACAGGAGCAATGGAACAGTTGGCAGAAAACCCGTTGCTGGGTCGAGGCGATGATGCGTCGCGGGACGCCCTACCGCACGACGGCGGCCGCGGGATGCACGATGAAACAGATCGCCGCCCGTGCGATGTTCATGGAAAGCGCGGTCAGCTATATGGAAAACAAGTAA
- a CDS encoding isovaleryl-CoA dehydrogenase, translating into MFTATMEFDLDDDTRALRDMVHRWAQERVRPMAAAIDRDNVFPAELWREMGDLGLLGITVPEEYGGAGMSYLAHAIAIEEIARASASVSLSYGAHSNLCVNQIKLNGSEEQKRKYLPGLISGAQVGALAMSEAGAGSDVVSMQLRAERRNDHYRLNGTKYWITNGPDADTLVVYAKTDPEAGPKGITAFIVEKTMAGFSTSRHFDKLGMRGSNTAELIFEDVEVPFENVLGEEGKGVRVLMSGLDYERVVLAGIGTGIMAACLDEVMPYMRDRRQFGQPVGSFQLMQGKIADMYTAMNSARAYVYAVARSCDRGRVTRQDAAACVLYASEEAMKQAHQAVQAMGGAGFLADSAVARLFRDAKLMEIGAGTSEIRRMLVGRELMKAMV; encoded by the coding sequence ATGTTCACCGCGACGATGGAATTCGATCTCGACGACGACACCCGCGCGCTGCGCGACATGGTGCATCGCTGGGCGCAGGAGCGGGTTCGGCCGATGGCTGCCGCGATCGACCGCGACAATGTCTTTCCGGCCGAGCTCTGGCGCGAAATGGGCGATCTGGGCCTGCTGGGGATCACCGTGCCCGAAGAGTATGGCGGTGCCGGCATGAGCTATCTGGCTCATGCCATCGCGATCGAGGAGATCGCCCGCGCCTCGGCCAGCGTCTCGCTGAGCTATGGCGCGCATTCGAACCTCTGCGTGAACCAGATCAAGCTGAACGGCAGCGAGGAGCAGAAACGCAAGTACCTGCCGGGTCTGATCTCGGGCGCGCAGGTCGGCGCGCTGGCGATGTCCGAGGCGGGGGCGGGCTCGGACGTGGTCTCGATGCAGCTCCGCGCCGAAAGGCGGAACGATCATTACCGCCTGAACGGCACCAAATACTGGATCACCAACGGCCCGGATGCCGACACGCTGGTCGTCTATGCCAAGACCGATCCCGAGGCGGGCCCCAAGGGCATCACCGCCTTCATCGTCGAGAAGACCATGGCCGGGTTCTCGACATCGCGCCATTTCGACAAGCTCGGCATGCGCGGGTCGAACACGGCCGAGCTGATCTTCGAGGATGTCGAGGTCCCCTTCGAGAATGTGCTGGGCGAAGAGGGCAAGGGCGTGCGGGTGCTGATGTCGGGGCTCGATTACGAGCGCGTGGTGCTGGCGGGCATCGGCACCGGCATCATGGCCGCCTGTCTCGACGAGGTCATGCCCTATATGCGCGACCGGCGCCAGTTCGGCCAGCCGGTCGGAAGCTTCCAGCTGATGCAGGGCAAGATTGCCGACATGTACACGGCGATGAATTCGGCCCGGGCGTATGTCTATGCCGTCGCACGGTCTTGTGATCGCGGCCGGGTGACGCGGCAGGATGCGGCGGCCTGCGTGCTCTATGCCTCGGAAGAGGCGATGAAACAGGCGCACCAGGCGGTGCAAGCCATGGGCGGCGCTGGATTTTTGGCAGATAGCGCGGTCGCGCGCCTGTTTCGCGATGCCAAGCTGATGGAGATCGGCGCGGGCACGTCCGAGATCCGGCGGATGCTGGTGGGGCGTGAATTGATGAAGGCGATGGTCTAA
- a CDS encoding CreA family protein: protein MPRPALLAALLAVLPLTAPAEEVGRVGVDWTGNDIVIEAIQDPDVAGVTCHVAYFSRSMLDRLSQGNWFEDPSNASIACRQTGPIEIGDIDRSPDGEEVFRQSRSLVLKSIRIKRIFDAENQTLIYLAHARELSEGSAKMSISTVPLFNSAPR from the coding sequence ATGCCCCGCCCTGCCCTGCTTGCCGCGCTTCTCGCCGTTCTGCCGCTTACCGCCCCGGCCGAAGAGGTCGGACGGGTCGGGGTCGACTGGACCGGCAATGACATCGTGATCGAGGCGATCCAGGACCCCGACGTCGCCGGTGTGACCTGTCATGTCGCCTATTTCTCGCGCTCGATGCTGGACCGGCTGAGCCAGGGCAACTGGTTCGAGGACCCGTCGAATGCCTCGATCGCCTGCCGCCAGACCGGCCCGATCGAGATCGGCGATATCGATCGCAGCCCGGATGGCGAGGAAGTGTTCCGACAATCCCGGTCGCTGGTGCTGAAATCCATCCGGATCAAGCGGATCTTCGACGCGGAAAACCAGACGCTGATCTATCTGGCCCATGCCCGCGAACTGAGCGAGGGCTCGGCCAAGATGTCGATCTCGACCGTGCCGCTGTTCAATTCCGCCCCGCGCTGA
- a CDS encoding proteasome-type protease: MTYCVGLMLERGLVMMSDTRTNAGVDNVSTFGKMFTWEKPGERALVLMTAGNLATTQSVVSILDERTKAHGERDPSLFEAPSMFQAARLVAATLKDVIAAHADVGQRADASFNATLILGGQIKGGAPRLFLIYPEGNFIEAGVDTPFFQIGETKYGRPILVRAYDAAMSFEKAVKVMLVSFDSTLKANLSVGMPFDLQIYETDSLQLGRRIRIDPQDAYFERISTGWGEALKSALDSLPDFEF, encoded by the coding sequence ATGACCTATTGTGTGGGCCTGATGCTCGAGCGCGGGCTGGTGATGATGTCGGATACCCGCACCAATGCCGGCGTCGACAATGTCTCGACCTTCGGCAAGATGTTCACCTGGGAAAAGCCCGGCGAGCGGGCGCTGGTGCTGATGACCGCGGGCAATCTCGCCACCACCCAGTCGGTGGTCTCGATCCTCGACGAGCGCACCAAGGCCCATGGCGAGCGCGATCCCTCGCTGTTCGAGGCGCCCTCGATGTTCCAGGCGGCGCGGCTGGTGGCGGCCACGCTGAAGGACGTGATCGCCGCCCATGCCGATGTCGGCCAGCGGGCCGATGCCTCTTTCAACGCGACGCTGATCCTTGGCGGTCAGATCAAGGGCGGCGCGCCGCGTCTGTTCCTGATCTATCCCGAGGGCAATTTCATCGAGGCCGGCGTCGACACGCCGTTCTTCCAGATCGGCGAGACCAAATACGGCCGCCCGATCCTGGTGCGCGCCTATGACGCCGCGATGAGCTTCGAGAAAGCGGTCAAGGTGATGCTGGTCAGCTTCGATTCCACGCTCAAGGCCAATCTCTCGGTGGGCATGCCCTTCGATCTGCAGATCTACGAGACCGACAGCCTGCAGCTTGGCCGCCGCATCCGGATCGATCCGCAGGACGCCTATTTCGAGCGGATCTCGACCGGCTGGGGCGAGGCGCTGAAATCCGCGCTCGACAGCCTGCCGGATTTCGAATTCTGA
- a CDS encoding transglutaminase family protein, giving the protein MRLKIRHSTRYAFDDPVIYGLQQLRKTPKNGPEQRVIAWKTIVEGGRKELSFEDHHRNTVELISFERDVTELVVRSEGEVEVLDTSGVIGPHRGPSPLWLFRQPTARTRAGPGCRALLREVKGESDLDRLHALLRVVHGAVGYEIGVSRPDWTAEEALAAGKGVCQDHAHVFVACAREMGFPARYVSGYLMTDGVQYEASHAWAEAHVEGLGWVGFDVSNEMSPDGRYVRVATGLDYAEAAPVTGSRMGGSGEALSVEIEVAQQ; this is encoded by the coding sequence ATGCGGCTGAAGATACGTCATTCCACGCGCTACGCCTTCGACGACCCGGTGATCTACGGGCTCCAGCAATTGCGCAAGACCCCCAAGAACGGCCCCGAGCAGCGGGTGATCGCCTGGAAGACCATCGTCGAGGGCGGCCGCAAGGAGCTGAGCTTCGAGGACCATCACCGCAACACGGTCGAGCTGATCAGCTTCGAGAGGGACGTGACCGAGCTGGTGGTCCGCAGCGAGGGCGAGGTCGAGGTGCTCGACACGTCGGGCGTGATCGGTCCGCATCGCGGTCCCTCGCCGCTCTGGCTGTTCCGTCAGCCCACCGCCCGGACCCGGGCCGGGCCGGGCTGCCGGGCGCTCCTGCGCGAGGTGAAGGGCGAAAGCGATCTCGACCGGCTGCATGCGCTGTTGCGGGTGGTGCATGGCGCCGTCGGCTACGAGATCGGGGTCTCGCGCCCCGACTGGACCGCCGAGGAGGCGCTGGCGGCGGGCAAGGGCGTGTGTCAGGATCATGCCCATGTCTTTGTCGCCTGTGCCCGCGAGATGGGCTTTCCAGCCCGCTATGTCTCGGGCTATCTGATGACCGACGGCGTCCAGTACGAGGCGAGTCACGCCTGGGCCGAGGCCCATGTCGAGGGTCTGGGCTGGGTCGGCTTCGATGTGTCGAACGAGATGTCGCCGGACGGGCGCTATGTCCGTGTCGCGACCGGCCTCGATTATGCCGAGGCCGCACCGGTGACCGGCTCGCGCATGGGCGGCTCCGGCGAGGCGTTGTCGGTCGAGATCGAGGTGGCCCAGCAATAG
- a CDS encoding alpha-E domain-containing protein — protein MLGKTANGLFWMYRYLERAENTSRLVETGQRIALTRLDSPDDEWHSVMQTGGVAKAYKRHHEAVTKEGAIDWMLRAKENPSSVLSAISSARQNARVVRTALTHDVWGAMNGCYMEVKAALSRRVNERDLPAVIDLIKDRTALVRGTTQGTLLRNDIFNFARIGTFLERADNIARILDVKYYVLLPSTYSVGSSIDNVQWETILRAVSARGGFRMVHGGQVGPRDIAQFLVLDRKMPRSLDFSVTKIRDNLEYLAFDYGVRHPSHDLAEALKQRFTAHDIDAIFDYGLHEFLQDVLGALSELGRQIEIDYRFYE, from the coding sequence ATGCTGGGAAAGACCGCAAATGGCCTGTTCTGGATGTACCGCTATCTCGAGCGGGCCGAAAACACCTCGCGCCTGGTCGAGACCGGCCAGCGCATCGCTCTGACGCGGCTGGACAGCCCCGATGACGAGTGGCACTCGGTGATGCAGACCGGGGGCGTGGCCAAGGCCTACAAGCGGCATCACGAGGCGGTCACCAAGGAAGGTGCCATTGACTGGATGCTGCGCGCCAAGGAGAATCCCTCCTCGGTGCTCTCGGCAATCTCCTCGGCGCGGCAGAATGCCCGCGTGGTCCGCACCGCGCTGACCCATGATGTCTGGGGGGCGATGAACGGCTGCTACATGGAGGTGAAGGCGGCGCTGTCGCGCCGGGTGAACGAGCGCGACCTGCCCGCGGTGATCGACCTGATCAAGGACCGCACCGCGCTGGTGCGCGGCACGACCCAGGGCACGCTGCTGAGAAACGACATCTTCAATTTCGCCCGGATCGGCACCTTTCTCGAACGCGCCGACAACATCGCCCGCATTCTCGACGTCAAGTATTACGTGCTGCTGCCCTCGACCTATTCGGTGGGCTCCTCGATCGACAATGTGCAATGGGAGACGATCCTGCGCGCGGTCTCGGCGCGGGGCGGCTTCCGCATGGTGCATGGCGGCCAGGTCGGCCCGCGCGATATCGCCCAGTTCCTGGTGCTCGATCGCAAGATGCCGCGCAGCCTCGACTTCTCGGTCACCAAGATCCGCGACAATCTCGAATATCTCGCCTTCGATTATGGTGTCCGGCACCCGTCGCACGATCTGGCCGAGGCGCTCAAGCAGCGCTTTACCGCCCATGATATCGACGCGATCTTCGATTACGGCCTGCATGAATTCCTGCAGGACGTGCTCGGCGCGCTGAGCGAGCTCGGTCGGCAGATCGAGATAGATTACAGATTCTACGAGTGA
- a CDS encoding circularly permuted type 2 ATP-grasp protein — protein MNESQTFDEMWGREQVLRSPYERFHEWFEGEDIARLRAKQREAEEVFRLTGITFNVYGRAEAEERLIPFDIIPRIISGREWQRLSRGIEQRVKAINAFLYDIYHRQEIVKAGRIPEQMIARNEAFLPQMVGVKPPGGVYTHIVGIDLVRTGDNQFYVLEDNARTPSGVSYMLENRETMLQMFPELFSRNRVQPVQTYPLDLRRSLAACAPSDVDEKPTVAVLTPGIYNSAYFEHAFLADQMGVELVEGQDLRIVGGKVAMRTTEGYRPIDVLYRRVDDDFLDPLNFNPDSALGIPGIMDVYRAGRITIANAPGTGIADDKAIYSYMPEIVEFYTGEKAILENVPTWRCSEPEALAYVLENLHELVVKEVHGSGGYGMLIGPTSTRKEIAAFRDKLKARPGNYIAQPTLSLSTVPIFTRNGLAPRHVDLRPFVLVSPAGIKITPGGLTRVALKKGSLVVNSSQGGGTKDTWVLED, from the coding sequence ATGAACGAGAGCCAGACCTTCGACGAGATGTGGGGCCGCGAACAGGTTCTGCGGTCGCCCTATGAGCGTTTTCACGAGTGGTTCGAGGGCGAGGACATCGCCCGGTTGCGCGCCAAGCAGCGCGAGGCCGAGGAGGTGTTCCGCCTGACCGGCATCACCTTCAATGTCTATGGCCGGGCCGAGGCCGAGGAACGGCTGATCCCCTTCGACATCATCCCGCGGATCATCTCGGGGCGCGAATGGCAGCGCCTCTCGCGCGGGATCGAACAGCGCGTCAAGGCGATCAACGCCTTTCTCTATGACATCTATCACCGGCAGGAGATCGTTAAGGCGGGCCGCATCCCCGAGCAGATGATCGCGCGCAACGAGGCCTTCCTGCCGCAGATGGTCGGGGTCAAGCCGCCGGGTGGCGTCTATACCCATATCGTGGGCATCGATCTGGTGCGCACCGGCGACAACCAGTTCTACGTGCTGGAAGACAATGCCCGCACGCCCTCGGGCGTCAGCTACATGCTGGAAAACCGCGAGACCATGCTGCAGATGTTCCCCGAGCTGTTCTCGCGGAACCGGGTGCAGCCGGTGCAGACCTATCCGCTGGACCTGCGCCGGTCGCTCGCGGCCTGCGCGCCCTCCGATGTCGACGAGAAGCCGACCGTCGCGGTGCTGACGCCCGGCATCTACAACTCGGCCTATTTCGAGCATGCCTTCCTGGCCGACCAGATGGGGGTGGAGCTGGTCGAGGGGCAGGATCTCCGCATCGTCGGCGGCAAGGTCGCGATGCGCACGACCGAGGGCTACCGGCCGATCGACGTGCTCTATCGCCGGGTCGATGACGATTTCCTCGATCCGCTGAACTTCAATCCCGACAGCGCGCTGGGCATTCCGGGCATCATGGATGTCTACCGGGCGGGCCGGATCACCATCGCCAATGCGCCGGGCACCGGCATCGCCGATGACAAGGCGATCTACAGCTACATGCCCGAGATCGTCGAATTCTATACCGGCGAGAAGGCGATCCTCGAAAACGTGCCGACCTGGCGCTGTTCCGAACCCGAGGCGCTGGCCTATGTGCTCGAGAACCTGCACGAGCTGGTCGTCAAGGAGGTGCATGGCTCGGGCGGCTACGGCATGCTGATCGGCCCGACCTCGACCAGAAAGGAGATCGCGGCCTTTCGCGACAAGCTGAAGGCCAGGCCCGGCAATTACATCGCGCAGCCGACGCTGTCGCTGTCGACCGTTCCCATCTTCACCCGGAACGGGCTGGCGCCGCGGCATGTGGATCTGCGCCCCTTCGTGCTGGTCAGCCCCGCGGGGATCAAGATCACGCCCGGCGGTCTGACCCGGGTGGCGCTGAAGAAGGGATCGCTGGTGGTGAACTCGTCCCAGGGCGGAGGCACCAAGGACACCTGGGTGCTCGAGGACTGA